A DNA window from Ornithinimicrobium humiphilum contains the following coding sequences:
- the carB gene encoding carbamoyl-phosphate synthase large subunit: MPRREDIRSVLVIGSGPIVIGQAAEFDYSGTQACRVLREEGVRVVLVNSNPATIMTDPGVADATYVEPITPEIVEAIIAKERPDAVLATLGGQTALNTAIALHEAGVLEKYGCPLIGADVRAIQLGEDRQLFKGVVERCGAEVARSAICHTMDEVLAAAEDLGYPVVVRPSFTMGGLGSGFAHDEESLRRIAGAGLQDSPTTEVLLEESILGWKEYELEIMRDHADNVVVVCSIENLDPMGVHTGDSITVAPAMTLTDREYQRLRDIGIAVIREVGVDTGGCNIQFAVNPEDGRVIVIEMNPRVSRSSALASKATGFPIAKIAAKMALGYTLDEVPNDITSGGAGSGEFYSAAFEPALDYVAVKVPRFAFEKFPAADPTLTTTMKSVGEVMALGRSFAEALQKALRSVERRGSSFHWREEEMPTPEMARALLDQARTPTDGRLVLVQQAMRGGCTVEEVHDATGIDPWFLDQIALVNGIAEEVRSTARAASGGQLTPALLRRAKRHGFSDAQLSGLTGMTEAVVRGVRHALGVRPVYKTVDTCAGEFVARTPYHYSSYDEETEIAPRERPAVIILGSGPNRIGQGVEFDYSCVHASLALREHGFDTVMVNCNPETVSTDYDTSSRLYFEPLTLEDVLEVVHAERQAGPLAGVIVQLGGQTPLGLAAALKAEGVPVVGTSPEAIHLAEDRGAFGRILAETGLTAPRHGIAYSVDEALEVAHEIGYPVLVRPSYVLGGRGMEIVYDDETLAAYVGRATKASPEHPVLVDRFLDTAVEIDVDAIYDGHDLYVGGIMEHIEEAGIHSGDSACVLPPFTLGRSELEQVREATRRLADAIGVRGLINVQFALAQDVLYVLEANPRASRTVPFVAKATGVALARAAARVMLGATIAELREEGVLPRETDGGSMPTDAPFSVKEAILPFRRFRTQTGQAVDSILGPEMRSTGEVMGIDASFGAAFAKSQLRAGSSLPTRGTVFVSVANRDKRSMIFPVKRLVDLGFTVIATAGTADVLRRNGISARVVRKHGDGQGRGGEPTVVDLITAGEVDMVINTPSGRDARADGYAIRAATTSLDKPIITTVQQLAAAVLGIEAMREGPLTVASLQEHSGRLDLFSRGAAERSAV, encoded by the coding sequence GTGCCCAGGCGTGAGGACATCCGGAGCGTCCTGGTCATCGGCTCCGGGCCGATCGTCATCGGCCAGGCGGCGGAGTTCGACTACTCCGGCACGCAGGCCTGCCGCGTGCTCCGCGAGGAGGGCGTGCGCGTCGTCCTGGTCAACTCCAACCCCGCGACGATCATGACCGACCCCGGCGTCGCCGACGCCACCTACGTCGAGCCCATCACCCCCGAGATCGTCGAGGCGATCATCGCCAAGGAGCGTCCGGACGCCGTCCTGGCCACCCTCGGCGGGCAGACGGCGCTCAACACCGCGATCGCCCTGCACGAGGCCGGGGTCCTGGAGAAGTACGGCTGCCCGCTCATCGGCGCCGACGTGCGCGCGATCCAGCTGGGCGAGGACCGCCAGCTCTTCAAGGGCGTCGTCGAGCGCTGCGGCGCGGAGGTCGCCCGGTCGGCCATCTGCCACACGATGGACGAGGTCCTGGCCGCCGCGGAGGACCTCGGCTACCCGGTCGTCGTCCGCCCGTCGTTCACCATGGGCGGCCTGGGCTCGGGCTTCGCCCACGACGAGGAGTCGCTGCGCCGCATCGCCGGCGCCGGCCTGCAGGACAGCCCGACCACCGAGGTGCTCCTGGAGGAGTCGATCCTCGGCTGGAAGGAGTACGAGCTCGAGATCATGCGCGACCACGCGGACAACGTCGTGGTCGTCTGCTCGATCGAGAACCTCGACCCGATGGGCGTGCACACCGGGGACTCCATCACCGTCGCCCCGGCGATGACGCTCACCGACCGGGAGTACCAGCGGCTGCGCGACATCGGCATCGCGGTCATCCGCGAGGTCGGCGTCGACACCGGCGGCTGCAACATCCAGTTCGCGGTCAACCCCGAGGACGGCCGGGTGATCGTCATCGAGATGAACCCCCGCGTCTCCCGCTCCTCGGCGCTGGCGTCCAAGGCCACCGGCTTCCCGATCGCCAAGATCGCCGCCAAGATGGCGCTGGGCTACACCCTCGACGAGGTCCCCAACGACATCACCTCCGGCGGGGCCGGGTCCGGCGAGTTCTACTCGGCCGCCTTCGAGCCGGCGCTCGACTACGTCGCGGTCAAGGTGCCCCGCTTCGCCTTCGAGAAGTTCCCGGCCGCCGATCCCACCCTCACCACCACCATGAAGTCGGTGGGCGAGGTCATGGCGCTCGGCCGCAGCTTCGCCGAGGCGCTGCAGAAGGCCCTCCGCTCGGTGGAGCGGCGCGGCAGCTCCTTCCACTGGCGCGAGGAGGAGATGCCGACCCCCGAGATGGCGAGGGCGCTGCTCGACCAGGCCCGCACGCCGACCGACGGGCGCCTCGTGCTCGTCCAGCAGGCGATGCGCGGCGGCTGCACCGTCGAGGAGGTCCACGACGCCACCGGGATCGACCCCTGGTTCCTCGACCAGATCGCCCTGGTCAACGGGATCGCCGAGGAGGTGCGCAGCACCGCCCGCGCCGCCTCCGGCGGGCAGCTCACCCCCGCGCTGCTGCGCCGTGCCAAGCGGCACGGCTTCTCCGACGCCCAGCTCTCGGGGCTGACCGGCATGACCGAGGCCGTCGTCCGCGGCGTCCGGCACGCCCTGGGTGTCCGGCCGGTCTACAAGACCGTTGACACCTGCGCGGGCGAGTTCGTGGCCCGCACGCCCTACCACTACTCCTCCTACGACGAGGAGACCGAGATCGCGCCGCGCGAGCGGCCGGCGGTGATCATCCTGGGCTCGGGCCCCAACCGCATCGGGCAGGGCGTGGAGTTCGACTACTCCTGCGTGCACGCCTCGCTCGCGCTGCGCGAGCACGGTTTCGACACCGTGATGGTCAACTGCAACCCCGAGACCGTCTCGACCGACTACGACACCTCCAGCCGCCTCTACTTCGAGCCGCTCACGCTCGAGGACGTGCTCGAGGTCGTCCACGCCGAGCGTCAGGCCGGCCCGCTGGCTGGCGTGATCGTGCAGCTCGGCGGGCAGACCCCGCTGGGGCTGGCCGCGGCGCTCAAGGCCGAGGGCGTGCCGGTGGTGGGCACCTCGCCGGAGGCGATCCACCTGGCGGAGGACCGGGGCGCCTTCGGCCGCATCCTCGCCGAGACCGGCCTCACCGCGCCGCGCCACGGCATCGCCTACTCGGTCGACGAGGCGCTCGAGGTCGCGCACGAGATCGGCTACCCCGTCCTCGTGCGGCCCTCCTACGTCCTGGGAGGCCGGGGCATGGAGATCGTCTACGACGACGAGACCCTCGCCGCCTACGTCGGGCGGGCCACCAAGGCCTCGCCCGAGCACCCGGTGCTCGTCGACCGCTTCCTGGACACCGCGGTGGAGATCGACGTCGACGCGATCTACGACGGTCACGACCTCTACGTCGGCGGCATCATGGAGCACATCGAGGAGGCCGGCATCCACTCCGGCGACTCGGCCTGCGTGCTGCCGCCGTTCACCCTCGGCCGCAGCGAGCTGGAGCAGGTCCGCGAGGCCACGCGTCGGCTCGCCGACGCCATCGGCGTGCGCGGCCTGATCAACGTGCAGTTCGCCCTCGCGCAGGACGTCCTCTACGTGCTCGAGGCCAACCCGCGCGCCAGCCGCACGGTCCCGTTCGTCGCGAAGGCGACCGGGGTGGCCCTGGCCCGGGCCGCCGCCCGCGTCATGCTCGGCGCCACCATCGCCGAGCTTCGCGAGGAGGGCGTCCTGCCCCGCGAGACCGACGGCGGGTCGATGCCCACCGACGCGCCCTTCTCGGTCAAGGAGGCGATCCTGCCGTTCCGGCGCTTCCGCACCCAGACGGGTCAGGCCGTGGACTCGATCCTCGGGCCCGAGATGCGCTCGACCGGTGAGGTCATGGGCATCGACGCGAGCTTCGGCGCGGCCTTCGCCAAGAGCCAGCTGCGGGCGGGCTCCAGCCTGCCGACCCGGGGCACGGTCTTCGTGTCCGTGGCCAACCGGGACAAGCGTTCGATGATCTTCCCGGTCAAGCGCCTGGTGGACCTCGGCTTCACCGTGATCGCCACCGCCGGCACCGCCGACGTACTGCGCCGCAACGGCATCTCTGCCAGGGTGGTCCGCAAGCACGGCGACGGGCAGGGCCGGGGAGGGGAGCCCACGGTGGTCGACCTGATCACGGCCGGCGAGGTGGACATGGTGATCAACACGCCGTCCGGCCGGGACGCCCGGGCGGACGGCTACGCCATCCGTGCCGCCACCACGAGCCTGGACAAGCCGATCATCACGACCGTGCAGCAGCTCGCCGCCGCCGTGCTCGGCATCGAGGCGATGCGCGAGGGCCCGCTCACCGTGGCGTCGCTGCAGGAGCACTCCGGGCGCCTGGACCTCTTCTCGCGAGGGGCCGCCGAGCGGTCCGCGGTCTGA
- the carA gene encoding glutamine-hydrolyzing carbamoyl-phosphate synthase small subunit yields MRTPDQATDRSPVPPAEAVLVLEDGRTFRGEAYGAVGRTVGEAVFSTGMTGYQETLTDPSYHRQVIVMTAPHIGNTGVNSADMESRRIWAAGLVVRDPALRPSNWRAQGPLENALRDAGVVGISGVDTRALTRHLRDRGAMRVGIFSGEAAGRPHEELLRTVTEAPRMAGSALAAEVSTDQPYVVSPPEGVPVRYTVAALDLGIKGTTPALMAERGVRVHVLPATSTFEDVLAVQPDGVFFSNGPGDPATADHEVGLLRQVLDAGMPFFGICFGNQLLGRALGLGTYKLPFGHRGINQPVLDRSTGKVEVTAHNHGFAVAWPEGVPTDQPTETPYGPVVCSHIALNDDVVEGLHCQAVPAFSVQYHPEAAAGPHDAAYLFDRFLTLMDRRRGDAGPAGPGGPGTTAPTTTTHEENNRAQA; encoded by the coding sequence GTGAGGACACCCGACCAGGCCACCGACCGGAGCCCGGTCCCGCCCGCCGAGGCCGTCCTCGTGCTGGAGGACGGCCGCACCTTCCGCGGCGAGGCCTACGGCGCGGTGGGGCGGACGGTGGGGGAGGCGGTCTTCTCCACCGGCATGACCGGCTACCAGGAGACGCTGACCGACCCGTCCTACCACCGGCAGGTCATCGTCATGACCGCGCCCCACATCGGCAACACCGGCGTCAACAGCGCCGACATGGAGAGCCGACGCATCTGGGCCGCCGGCCTCGTCGTCCGCGACCCGGCGCTGCGCCCCTCCAACTGGCGCGCCCAGGGTCCCCTGGAGAACGCGCTCCGCGACGCGGGCGTCGTCGGCATCAGCGGGGTCGACACCCGCGCCCTGACCCGCCACCTGCGCGACCGCGGTGCCATGCGCGTCGGCATCTTCTCGGGGGAGGCCGCCGGGCGGCCCCACGAGGAGCTGCTCCGCACCGTCACCGAGGCGCCCCGGATGGCGGGCTCGGCGCTCGCCGCCGAGGTGAGCACCGACCAGCCCTACGTCGTCTCGCCGCCCGAGGGCGTCCCGGTCCGCTACACGGTCGCGGCCCTCGACCTCGGCATCAAGGGCACCACGCCGGCCCTCATGGCCGAGCGGGGCGTGCGCGTCCACGTGCTGCCCGCCACGAGCACCTTCGAGGACGTCCTCGCGGTCCAGCCCGACGGCGTCTTCTTCTCCAACGGTCCGGGCGACCCGGCCACCGCCGACCACGAGGTCGGGCTGCTGCGCCAGGTCCTCGACGCCGGTATGCCGTTCTTCGGCATCTGCTTCGGCAACCAGCTGCTGGGCCGGGCCCTCGGCCTGGGCACCTACAAGCTGCCCTTCGGGCACCGGGGCATCAACCAGCCGGTCCTGGACCGGTCCACCGGCAAGGTGGAGGTCACCGCGCACAACCACGGCTTCGCCGTGGCGTGGCCCGAGGGCGTGCCGACCGACCAGCCGACGGAGACGCCCTACGGCCCGGTCGTCTGCTCGCACATCGCCCTGAACGACGACGTCGTGGAGGGCCTGCACTGCCAGGCGGTGCCGGCCTTCTCCGTGCAGTACCACCCCGAGGCCGCGGCCGGGCCGCACGACGCCGCCTACCTCTTCGACCGGTTCCTGACCCTGATGGACCGACGACGCGGCGACGCAGGTCCCGCCGGCCCCGGCGGGCCGGGGACGACCGCCCCCACCACCACGACCCACGAGGAGAACAACCGTGCCCAGGCGTGA